A region of the Deltaproteobacteria bacterium RBG_16_64_85 genome:
AAGGGCCGCAGGCGGCGCGCGATCCGCGTCCTCGTGCTGACCCCGACGCGCGAACTGGCCAACCAGATCGCCGACAGCTTCGGCGCCTACGGCAGGTATACGGGGTTGCGGCATACCGTGGTCTACGGTGGCGTCAGCCAGAAACCCCAGGATCAGGCCCTCCGGCAGGGGATCGACATCCTTGTGGCAACCCCGGGACGGCTGCTCGACCTGTGCTCGCAGGGGCTTGTGAATCTTCGTGCCATTGAAACTTTCGTGCTGGACGAGGCCGACCGGATGCTCGACATGGGCTTCCTTCCGGACATCCGGCGGATCATCGACAAGCTGCCGGACAGCCGGCAGACCCTTTTCTTTTCGGCAACGATACCGGCCGATATCCGGAGACTTTCCGACACGATCCTGCGCAACCCGGTCCGTGTGGCGGCGACGCCGGTGTCCTCGCCGGCGGAGGCCGTCGAGCACTCGGTCTATTTCGTGGAAAGGCACGGCAAGGGGGAGCTGCTCCGGCACCTCCTTTCCGACGATTCCATCAAGAACGCGCTGGTCTTTACGCGTACGAAGCACGGGGCCGACCGGGTGGCCCGGCAGCTCTCCCGCGCTCACGTCAGCGTCGAGGCGATCCACGGCGACAAGTCCCAAAACACCCGCGAACGTGCCCTGGCCGACTTCAAGCGGGGCGCGACGCGGGTGCTGGTGGCCACCGACGTCGCCGCGCGGGGCCTGGACATCGTCGATCTCTCTCACGTCATCAATTTCGATCTGCCCAACGAGCCGGAGGCCTACGTCCACCGCATCGGCCGCACCGGGAGGGCCGGCGCGTCCGGCATCGCCCTGTCCTTTTGCGGCATCGAGGAGCGGCCTCTCCTCGTCAACATCGAAGGGCTGATCCGCAAGCACCTGAGCGTGGTGGAGGAGCATCCTTTCCGTTCCGAGCTTCGGCCTCCGCTCCGGACGAATCTCGACCCCCGGCGCTCGCAAAGCGCCACTCGTCCCTACATGATCCGCGCGGATGAGCTTTTCTCTTCAGGGAAAGACGGCGGACTGCACCACCGGCCGGGCGTCAACGGTTGACGGCCCGCATCGCCTCTTCAGGGTAGCGCGGGCCCGATGCGGCTCCCGGCGGCAGCGCCTCGTCGATCCGGGCCAGGTCCCGCATCGTAAGGATCACCTTCAGCGCGCCGACGTTTTCCTCCAGCCGGTCCCGCCGCTTGGTACCGGGAATGGGCACCATGTCCTTCCCTTTCGCCAGGAGCCAGGCCAGCGCGAGTTGAGGCGGTGTGCATCCCTTTTCCGCCGCGATCTCCCCGACCAGGCGCACCAGGTCGAGGTTGCGCTGGAAGTTTTCCCCCTGGAAGCGCGGGGAATTTCTCCGGTAGTCCCCTTCCGGGAGATCCTCGGGCCGCATGATCTTCCCGGTCAGGAACCCCCTGCCCAAGGGACTGTAGGGGACGAACCCGATGCCGAGCTCCCGGCAGACGGAAAGGACTTCCCCCTCCGGGTCGCGCGTCCAAAGGGAATATTCGCTCTGCAAGGCTGCGATCGGGTGAACGGCATAAGCGCGGCGGATGGTTGCGGGGGCCGCCTCGGAGAGGCCCAGGAACCGGACCTTCCCCTCGCGCACGAGCGCCGTCATCGCCCCCACGGTCTCCTCCTCGGGAGTTTCCGGGTCGACGCGGTGCTGGAAATAGAGATCGATGACGTCCACCCCGAGACGGCGAAGACTCGCCTCGCACGCCCCCCGGACGTACTCGGGCTTTCCATTGACCCCCTTCCAGCTCCCGTCGCTCCCCCGGACGATTCCGAACTTGGTGGCCAGGATCACTTCATTGCGGCGGTCCCGGATCGCCTTCCCGACGAGCTCTTCGTTGTGGCCCAGCCCGTAAATGTCGGCGGTGTCGAGGAAGTTGATCCCCAGGTCCAGCGCCCGGTGCAGGGTCGCGACCGATTCGTTGTTCTCGCGCGCGCCGTAAAATTCCGACATCCCCATGCAGCCCAGACCCAACGCCGAAACGGTCAGACCGCTTTTCCCCAGCCGCCTGGATTCCATCGGCGTCTCCTTCCTTGATCAGGAAGCGCCGAGGGCCTTCACCGCCTTTGGGATGTCCTTCGACTCAACCCAGAGGATCGCGCCGTACCGGCCGCCGCCGGCATCGATCCCGTCAAGGGCTCTGATGCCGATCCCCGCCTCCGCCAGCTTCGCCGCGACGGCCGCGATCGCGCCCGCCCGGTTTTCTCCCTGGATCAGGAAGCAGCTCTTTTTCCCGGCGATTTTCAACCCCGTGCGTTTCGCCGCCTTCCGGAAAACGTCCGCATCCTCCGGCACGAAATCCAGCTGAACGCGCCGGCCGCGGGGAAAGCCGGTGAAGGCAAGCAGGTTTACTCCCTCGTCCCGCAGCGCTCCCAGCACTCGCGCCCCCTCGCCCGTCTTGTTGGAAATACCGACCTTGAAATAGTCCACTTTGCGAATCGAATCGGACATTTTTCCCCTCCTTCCCGCATGCTTTAGTTAACCTTGATTTATTATAGATTACTTTTTCCCTGTAACGGTACTATGTCCTCAATCCGATTCATCCCAAGGGGCCCAGATGGCAGGACACGTCACCCTTCCCTTCTGGCTCGCCGCCCTCCTGGTCCTGCTGGCGGTCTGGGCCGTGCTGGAACGCCTGTTGATTCCCAGCGTCCGCTGGATCCTCCGGCGGAGGGTCAATCTGTTCATCGAGGAGATCAGCAAACGCCTTCACCTTGAGATCCATCCCTTCGCGTTGACGAAACGGCAGGTCCTGATCGACCGGCTGATGTACGATCCCAAGGTCCTGGAAGCCGCCGCCACCCGCGCCCGCGAGAACAACCTCCCGCGGGACGTCGTGATGGCCGAGGTCGAGCGGTACGCCCGGGAGATCGTCCCCTCCTTCAACGCGTACGTCTATTTCCGGATCGGCTACTGGCTGGCGCGAAAAACCGCCCGCATCCTTTACCGGGTACGCGTGGGCTTCACCGACGAGGCGGGCCTCTCCCGCATAAGCCCGAAATCCAGCGTCGTTTTCGTGATGAACCACCGCAGCAACATGGATTACATCCTGGTCGCTTACCTGGCGGCAACCCGGACCGCGTTGAGCTACGCCGTGGGGGAATGGGCGCGGATCTGGCCGCTTCAGACCCTCATCCGGGCCCTGGGAGCCTATTTCATCCGGCGCAACTCGGGCAATCCTCTCTACCGCCTCGCATTGGAGCGGTACGTCAACATGGCCACCGAGAGCGGAGTCGTCCAGGCGGTCTATCCCGAAGGCGGGCTGACCCGGGACGGTGCGCTGCGGAGGCCGAAGCTCGGCCTGCTCGATTACATGGTGAGGTCGTTCAACCCGGACGGCGAGCGGAACCTCGTGTTTATCCCCGTTGGCATCAACTACGACCGCACCCTCGAAGACCGCAGCCTACTGGTCGAGCTGGACTCCCGGGTGCGCAGGAAAAGCATCCCGTTCGTGGTCGGCACCGCGCTCAGATTCTTCCTGCACAACCTGTACATGATGCTTCGCGGTCGCTGGTACCGGTTCGGTTACGCCTGCGTCAACTTCGGCTCCCCGGTCTCCATGAGGGAATACTGCAAGGCGCGCGGAATCGACTTCCGGGCGATGGACAAAGAGGAGCGTTTCCGCAAGGTGGAGGCCCTGGCAGAAGAACTGATGGTCGAGGTGGGGAAGGTGATTCCCGTTCCACCGGTCTCCCTGGTGGCAACCGTGTTTCTCCGGAACGAGGAGAAACGGTTCAGCGGGCTGGAATTGAAAGCCGAGGTCCACCGGCTGATCAACGCCCTTGCTGCCGCGGGAGCCCACGTCTATATCCCCCGCCAGGACCAGGAATACGCCGTCGACGTGGGGCTGCGCATGCTGACGCTGCGTCGCCTGGTCCTCGAGGAGGAGGGGCTCTACCAGGCGAGGCAGGAGGAGCTCCCGCTCCTGCGATACTACGCCAACTCGATTGCGCACCTGCTCCCGGCGTCGAGCTCCTAGGACTTCAGGACCTGTCGCGCTTGAGAACGGGAACCCACCTGGCGTTCCGCCAGATGTAAGCCTGATCTTCGGTGATCTTCAGGGATAGGACGCCGTGAACCCTCGCCAGGCTCACGAGCGTGTCCTTCGAAACCCACAGTTCCTCGAAGGACGGAAACTGTCTGGGCGCTTCTTCGATGCGCATGCTGCACATTATGACGAGGAGCAATAAAGCCAAGTAGGTTCGCACGAACCCTCCTTCACGCCAGGCGGGCGATCGGATCCTCTGGGTTCTCAGGTATTCAATCTTGGATTACGGCTGTTTCAGGCAGGATTCAGGATCCGGGTGTTTTTCCGACCCGGGGAAATAGCCCTCCAGCGGCAAGGTAAAGGATCCCGCCGATGGCGACGGTCCCGCGAAATCCGATCCACATCGCTCCGACAGAGGCCAGGGAGGCCCCCGCCACCGAGAAAAAGCCGTTGATCCCCCACGCATAGGGGATCGCAGGCGCAGCCGCTCCCGCCAGCCGCGAAAGCCCCGACGGGAACGGCATCCCCATGAAAAACGCCGCCGGACCCAGTGAGGCGATGAAAACGGCAATCCGCGTCGTCTCTCCCATGGGCAGGAGGAACCTTGCGGACAGGGAAAGGAAGAGGAATCCGGCAAGCGCCAGGAACGCAATTCCGGGAAAGACGCGGCCCTTCATCGTCGCCTCCGACTCCCACCTCCCGGAAACCGCGCTTCCAAGTCCCGAGAAAAAGGCAAACCCTCCGATGGCGACCGTGGCGGCGCGGATGGCGTCGCCCAGGAGGAGGATCCCGATTTTCAGAAATGTCAGCTCGATCAGCATGTACGCCATGCCCAGGGCGGAAAAATAGGCCGCCAGGTAAATCCCGCCCGCCTTCCCCGGCAGGCGCGCGACGGCAAGCGGAACCAGGAGGCAGACCGAGGCGAGCACCAGCGAGACGGCGAGGGACGCAAGCAGGAAAACCACTCCCCATTCCACGAATGGAACCCACTGGCTTCCCAGGAGCCTGCGGAACTCGGGCAGGGAGCGCAACCGCAGGAAGCGGTGGAAATAGGGGGAATCGTCGGTCGCGGGGGAAAGGTCGAAGAGTTCGCCTTCCCGCCCGCCGGAAGGCCCGGCGAGGACCCTCCGCACGGCGGTCCGCAGTCCCTTTTCCCCGGCTCCCTCTTCGGCCGCGGGGCCGTCCGGCGGCCACACGATCGAAAACCCCGTCTGCCCGCAGAAACGCTCCACCCGCACCCTTTCCTCGCCGGTAAAGGGAAGCCGCCTTGCGAGAATGGCGAACGAACCCCAGCCCCGCACCATTATGATTCTCTGCGATGCGGGGACCGGATCGTCCTTTTCCAGTTCCAGTCGGAGCGTTGCAAGGATCTTGACGCTTTCCCTGGGGGGAGTCTTCAGCCAGCCGGAGAACGCGATCACGCCTTTTTCCGTCAGGCGCGACAGCGCCGACCGGATGCCTTCCCGCGTGAGGAGGTACGTCTCGCCCGTGGCATGAATCCCCAGCGAGGAATACGTCGCCGACGATATCTCCGACACTTCGATCAGGTCGAACCTGCTTCCCTCGCGCGCCAGGAAATTACGCGGGCCCTCCGTCCGGATCTCCGTCGGCATCGCCGCCGGCAATCCCGCGGAGAACCCGGAAAGGTCCGACCGCACAAGCGCCACGAATTCCGCCGCGGGCTCCACGACGGTGACCGAGGCTGCTCCGTTTCTCGCCGCGGTAAGGATCCCCTCGGTCCCCCTGAGGCCGAACTGGAGGACCGCGGGACGGTCGACCATCCGGTACGCCGCCACGAATGGAAAACCGTCGAGGTAGGCGGGAGGGCTCTTTCCCCCGTTCTCCGGGACGACCCCGCGGGCCTCGCCGTCGAAGAACAGCGCAGCCTGCGGGGGGATGTCTCCGGCGAACCGGAAGCTCAGGCCCGGGGCGCTGTGGATTCCGCCGGCGAACAGCGCGCGGTAATCCCCGGACGGGCCTGAGCGCGAAGCGAGGGTTTTCGCGCCGGGAAGCCGCCGGGCGACCGCCAGATCCTTGTAAGGGGAAAGGCGCAACTCGGCCGGAGAAAGGAACAACAGCAGCATCGAGGCCCCGCAGACCGCCATCCGCCCCCTGTAAAGCCGCCCGGCGGGAACCCCAAGCACGAAAAGAGCCGCCGCAATAGCAAGGGCCAGCGGAACGCGCAGGAGGGATTCCGTTCCCACCAAGAAGAAGACGGGAAGAGCCAGGACCGCGCCTGCGGCTGAACCGGCGAACGCGGCCGCGTAGACCGGACCCGGCTCTCCGAAGCGAAAGGCGAACGGGACCGCGATCGCCCCTCCCGCCAGGAAAAACGGGACGGCGAGCAGGAGAAAGAACCCTCCGAACCCGATCCATGCGGAAGGCTCCCAAAGGAGAAGGAACGGGTCGAAGGTGACCGCCTGGGAAGCCCGGAAAGCGAGGTCGAACGACGGGGCCGCCAGGAGAACCAGCCAGGCGAAGAACGTCACGGGGGCTTTTTCGATTCTCCGGCGGAGCAGGTGCATCGCGAGCCCGGCTCCGCCGAAGCCCAGCATCGCCTGCGAAACGATCAGCGGGACGAAGTGGGGCCAGAAGCGGAAAGACAGGAGCCGGATGAGGAAGATCTCGTCCGCCAGCGCGGCCGCCGACAGGAGGAAGACGACGGGAAGAACCACCCCGTGCCCGGGGCGGTCAGTGGCCAAGGAGCCGGACGAAGGCGACGGGGAGGACGTTTCGCTGGGAGACGGAGCCATCGGCGCTTTTCTCGATGAATACCAGGTTCTGGGTCAGGAAAGGGCCTCCGACCGGCAGGATCATCCGTCCGCCGTTTTTCAGCTGCCGGAGGAGCGGCGGCGGGATGTGGCCGCCCGCGCAGGTAACGATGATGGCGTCGAAGGGAGCCTTCTCCTCCCAGCCGTAATACCCGTCCCCCTGGCGGACATGTACATTTCGTAACCCGAGGTCGGAGAGCGTCCGGCGGCTCCTCGCCGCAAGGGACTCGAAGATCTCCACCGTGTACACCTCTTGTGCGATCTTCGATGCGATCGCCGCCTGGTACCCGGAACCCGTGCCTACCTCCAGGACGCGGTCGGACGGCTTCAGTCGGAGGATCTCGGTCATGAAACCGACAATATAGGGCTGGGAGATCGTCTGCCCCTCCCCGATGGGCAGCGGGCGTGGATCGTACGCACGGGAGCGCACCCCGGAAGGGACGAAGAGATGGCGGGGAACCTCGAGCATCGCCTGCAGGACCCGGGGATCGGAGATCCCCTCCCGCCGGATCTGATCCCCGACCATCGCCTGCCGGGCCGCGAGGTAGGGATCCTCCTGCGCTGCGCACAGGCTGTGGCCCGCCGACAGTGCAAGGACCAGGAAGATCGCGGGCCAACGGAGGAACATCATTTCCCGCCCTTGCCCTTCTCCTCTTCCTCCTTCTTCACCGCCTCGCGCAGCTCCGTCAGACGGTCCTCGACGAGCCGGTTCAGCGTTAATTCGGGATACTTCCCGTCCGGGCCGGGCTCCCCCGCGGGGATTCCCATCAGGATCTCGATCCCCTCCTCCACGTGATCGATGGCGTGGATGTGGAATTTCCCCTCCCCGACGGCCTCGACGACCTCTTTCTTCAACATCAGGTTTCTGGCGTTCCTCTGCGGGATGATCACCCCCTGCGCCCCGGTCAGCCCGCGCAGCCGGCACAGATCGAAGAACCCCTCGATCTTCTCGTTCACACCGCCGATCGGCTGGACGTTTCCGTTCTGATCCATGGAGCCGGTGACCGCCACGCTCTGCCGGATCGGGACCCCCGAGATGGCGCTCAGCAGCGAGTAGAGCTCCGCGCAGGTGGCGCTGTCTCCCTCGATCATCCCGTAGAGCTGTTCGAAAGTGATCGACGCCGAGAGGCTGATCGGCTTCTTGGCGGCGTATTTCCGGCCCAGGTAGTTCGAGAGGATGAGGACGGCCTTCTCATGGATCTTCCCCGAGAGCTTGGTCTCTCTCTCGATGTTGACCACGCCGCCCTTCCCCGTGTAGGCGGCCGTAGTGATCCTCGAGGGTTTCCCGAAGCTGTAGTCCCCCATGTCCAGCACGGCCAGGCCGTTCACCTGGCCCGCCGTCTCTCCGGAGGTGTCCACGATCAGCGTCCCTTCCGCCATCACTTCCCGCATCCGGTCCTCGATCCTGCTGTGGCGGTAGATTTTCTCGTCCAGCGCCTTTTCCACGTGCGTCCCGGACACGACGACGGCGTCCGTCTTCTTCGCCCAGTAATGGGATTCGCGGATCAGATTGGAGACGTCGCTGAACTTCGAGGAGAGCTTCTCCTGGTGCTCCGCCATCCGGGACCCGTACTCCACCACTCTTGCCACGCCGGAAGCGTCGAAGGGGAGCAGGCGCTCCTCCCTGGCCTTCGTCGAGACGAACCCGGCATATTTCAGGACGTTCTCGTCCGTTCTTTCCATGCGGTTGTCGAAGTCCGCCTTGACCTTGAAGAGCTCCCGGTATTCCTCGTCCAGGCCGAACAGCAGGTAATAGATTTCCGGGCTCCCGATCAGGATCACCTTCACGTCCAGGGGGATCGGCTCCGGTTTCATCGTCGTCGTGGTGATCAGCCGGTACTGCTCCCATACGTCCTCGATCTTCACCTCGGCGTTCTTGATCGCCCGCTTCAGGGCATCGTAGGAGAAGATGTTCCGGAGAAGATCGAGTGCGTTCACGACGAGGTATCCGCCGTTCGCCAGGTGAAGCGAGCCGGCCTTGATCATCGTGAAATCGGTCACCGCGGCTCCGAACTGGAGCTTGTGCTCGACCCTGCCGAAAAGGTTGTAGTACGTGGGATTGCTCTCGAAGACGCAGGGGCTGCCCTTTTGCTTCCCGTTGTTCACCAGGGCGTTCACCGAGAAGCGGGTGAAATCCGGTTCCTGCCTCTGCATCTTCAGGAACGGAAGCTGCGGCGCGGGGGTCTCCTCCGTCGAGGCCTTGAAGTCCTCGACGTTCGCCAGGATGTCCTCCTGCACCGCATCCAGGTAGGCGAGCAGCTTTTCATTGTTCAGGTATTTGTTCTTGAGGTCCTCGACCAAATGCCCCAGGACGAAGAGCGCCGCGGATCGTTCCAGCTCGTTCAGCCTCTCCCCGTTCGCCTTTTCCTCCCTCTTCAGCGTCCGCATCACCTCATCCAGTCTCTCCTGGATGTACTTTCCGTTCTCCCTGAGCGCCTCCTTTTCCTTCGGATCGAACGAGTTGAACTCCTCCTCCGTCAAGGGCTCCCCGGACTTCCCGATGGCCAGGAGGGAGAACCCTCCCATCGCGGCCTTGATCTTGAACCCCTTCGACTCCGCCTCCCGCTCGAGCACCTCGAAAAGCTCCTTTTGCTTCTTCTGGATTTCTTCGGTAACGACGTTTCTCTGCTTCTTGTACTCCTTCGATTCGAAGATCTTCGGGATCTCGACCTTCAGGTGGTCGATGAGCTCCTGCATGTCCTTCTGGAACTCGATCCCCCGCCCGGGCTCAAGCCAGATCGCGATGGGATCGGCCGAATCCCTGAAGTTGTAGACGTAGCACCAGTCCGGGGGGACGATTTCCGTCTCGGCCTTCATCGAGATGAAGGAGCGAATGGCCGAGGTCTTGCCGGTCCCGCTGTCGCCGAGAACATAGATGTTGAACCCGGAGCTCTGCAGTTTCAGGCCGAAATCGATCGAGTCCAGGGCCCTCTGCTGGCCGATAATCCCGTCCAGCGGGGGAAGATCCTCGGTCGTCCGGAAGGAAAAAAACTTCGGGTCACAGCGTTTATAGAGGTCGTCCGGGGTCAGGGTCCTTGCCATGCTCCCTCCCGCTTTCCGAAGGCTATGACTGACCCTATCCTATCGCCAACGCGCGGGAGGGGGTAGGAGAAAAGTTCCGCGGGGCCGGCCTGGCCGGCGCCGGCCCCGCGGACGTTCGGTGATCGGTTACTCGTAGATCCCCGCTCCGACGTACATGTCCTTTCCCGGCACCCGGTAAACGTAGGTGATCTTCTTCCTGGGCTTCGGATCTCCGGGGTTGATCCACATGTAGTCGACCCAGCCTTCCCCCTTTCCCTTGGCGAGCTCCCCAAATTCCTTGAAGAGGAGCTTTCCCGGGTCCCCCTTGTCCTTCATGGCGAGCACGTTCGTCCCGACCAGGGCGGGGCTCATGGGATGGGCAAGCATCTTCCCTTCCAGATCGGTCAGGAACACGTACGTGTCTTTCCAGACGAATTTTCCCTGCTTGTTGTTGATCTCCTTGATCGCCTCGTCCAGGCCCTTCGCGTTGATCATCTGGGCCGCCTCCTTGGCCTTGGCCACGCACTCCTCCTTCGTGGCTTTCTCCGCCGCAATGGCATTCGCAGCAAGGAAAAGGCCGACCAGCATCGCCAGCGTCAAAACCGCAGCTTTCTTCATGTCTCCTCCACTCGTTGGGGTTCACTGTCCGTTGGTTTCCTGCTCCCTTTGTTCCTTACGATCGATGAAGAATCGAACCGCTCACCTCCTTTCTTCCCAACCTTCGGCCTATTTGGGGTAGGGATAAAAAATATAGAAGGAAATCGAAAGGGCCGCAAGTACCCACATCCCACGTGGAACTTCCATGTGCCTGCCGCTCAGGGTTTTCAACAGGGGATAGGCGATGATCCCCGCCGTCATACCTACGCCGATATTGTAGGTGAAGCTCATCAGCACGATGGTGAGGAAAGCCGGGATCAGTTCCGTGTAATCCTCGAAATCGATCCGGGTGACGGGGCGGATCATGAAAACCCCGATGATGA
Encoded here:
- a CDS encoding ATP-dependent protease: MARTLTPDDLYKRCDPKFFSFRTTEDLPPLDGIIGQQRALDSIDFGLKLQSSGFNIYVLGDSGTGKTSAIRSFISMKAETEIVPPDWCYVYNFRDSADPIAIWLEPGRGIEFQKDMQELIDHLKVEIPKIFESKEYKKQRNVVTEEIQKKQKELFEVLEREAESKGFKIKAAMGGFSLLAIGKSGEPLTEEEFNSFDPKEKEALRENGKYIQERLDEVMRTLKREEKANGERLNELERSAALFVLGHLVEDLKNKYLNNEKLLAYLDAVQEDILANVEDFKASTEETPAPQLPFLKMQRQEPDFTRFSVNALVNNGKQKGSPCVFESNPTYYNLFGRVEHKLQFGAAVTDFTMIKAGSLHLANGGYLVVNALDLLRNIFSYDALKRAIKNAEVKIEDVWEQYRLITTTTMKPEPIPLDVKVILIGSPEIYYLLFGLDEEYRELFKVKADFDNRMERTDENVLKYAGFVSTKAREERLLPFDASGVARVVEYGSRMAEHQEKLSSKFSDVSNLIRESHYWAKKTDAVVVSGTHVEKALDEKIYRHSRIEDRMREVMAEGTLIVDTSGETAGQVNGLAVLDMGDYSFGKPSRITTAAYTGKGGVVNIERETKLSGKIHEKAVLILSNYLGRKYAAKKPISLSASITFEQLYGMIEGDSATCAELYSLLSAISGVPIRQSVAVTGSMDQNGNVQPIGGVNEKIEGFFDLCRLRGLTGAQGVIIPQRNARNLMLKKEVVEAVGEGKFHIHAIDHVEEGIEILMGIPAGEPGPDGKYPELTLNRLVEDRLTELREAVKKEEEEKGKGGK
- a CDS encoding DEAD/DEAH box helicase, giving the protein MSFETFGLCPEILRAVNAKNYKTPTPIQEKTIPHVLEGKDLLGCAQTGTGKTAAFALPILQRLFATHDKGRRRRAIRVLVLTPTRELANQIADSFGAYGRYTGLRHTVVYGGVSQKPQDQALRQGIDILVATPGRLLDLCSQGLVNLRAIETFVLDEADRMLDMGFLPDIRRIIDKLPDSRQTLFFSATIPADIRRLSDTILRNPVRVAATPVSSPAEAVEHSVYFVERHGKGELLRHLLSDDSIKNALVFTRTKHGADRVARQLSRAHVSVEAIHGDKSQNTRERALADFKRGATRVLVATDVAARGLDIVDLSHVINFDLPNEPEAYVHRIGRTGRAGASGIALSFCGIEERPLLVNIEGLIRKHLSVVEEHPFRSELRPPLRTNLDPRRSQSATRPYMIRADELFSSGKDGGLHHRPGVNG
- a CDS encoding protein-L-isoaspartate O-methyltransferase → MFLRWPAIFLVLALSAGHSLCAAQEDPYLAARQAMVGDQIRREGISDPRVLQAMLEVPRHLFVPSGVRSRAYDPRPLPIGEGQTISQPYIVGFMTEILRLKPSDRVLEVGTGSGYQAAIASKIAQEVYTVEIFESLAARSRRTLSDLGLRNVHVRQGDGYYGWEEKAPFDAIIVTCAGGHIPPPLLRQLKNGGRMILPVGGPFLTQNLVFIEKSADGSVSQRNVLPVAFVRLLGH
- a CDS encoding aldo/keto reductase; translated protein: MESRRLGKSGLTVSALGLGCMGMSEFYGARENNESVATLHRALDLGINFLDTADIYGLGHNEELVGKAIRDRRNEVILATKFGIVRGSDGSWKGVNGKPEYVRGACEASLRRLGVDVIDLYFQHRVDPETPEEETVGAMTALVREGKVRFLGLSEAAPATIRRAYAVHPIAALQSEYSLWTRDPEGEVLSVCRELGIGFVPYSPLGRGFLTGKIMRPEDLPEGDYRRNSPRFQGENFQRNLDLVRLVGEIAAEKGCTPPQLALAWLLAKGKDMVPIPGTKRRDRLEENVGALKVILTMRDLARIDEALPPGAASGPRYPEEAMRAVNR